From Streptomyces sp. NBC_01426, a single genomic window includes:
- a CDS encoding acetyl/propionyl/methylcrotonyl-CoA carboxylase subunit alpha, whose protein sequence is MRKVLIANRGEIAVRVARACRDAGIGSVAVYADPDRDALHVRAADEAFALGGDTPAASYLDIAKVLRAAADSGADAIHPGYGFLSENAEFAQAVLDAGLTWIGPPPQAIRDLGDKVAARHIAQRAGAPLVAGTPDPVSGSEEVVAFAKEHGLPIAIKAAFGGGGRGLKVARTLEEVPELYDSAVREAVAAFGRGECFVERYLDKPRHVETQCLADTHGNVVVVSTRDCSLQRRHQKLVEEAPAPFLTDAQNAELYAASKAILKEAGYVGAGTVEFLVSADGLISFLEVNTRLQVEHPVTEEVTGLDLVREMFRIADGEELGYGDPVLRGHSFEFRINGEDPGRGFLPAPGTVTRFAPPSGPGVRLDAGVESGSVIGPAWDSLLAKLIVTGATREQALQRAARALAEFEIEGMATALPFHRAVVTDPAFAPTEGPFTVHTRWIETEFVNDIKAFNAVAGEDPEAEEGRESLVVEVGGRRLEVSLPASLGTTFTRGAATAGGGTATKIKRRGNKSVKTASGDTLASPMQGTIVKIAVEEGQQVDEGDLIVVLEAMKMEQPLNAHRSGTIVGLKAEVGASLTSGATICEIKA, encoded by the coding sequence GTGCGTAAGGTGCTGATTGCGAACCGCGGCGAGATCGCTGTCCGCGTTGCTCGGGCTTGCCGGGATGCGGGGATCGGGAGTGTGGCTGTTTACGCGGATCCGGATCGGGACGCTCTGCATGTGCGTGCGGCGGATGAGGCTTTCGCGTTGGGCGGTGACACGCCGGCCGCCAGCTATTTGGACATCGCGAAGGTTCTGCGGGCGGCGGCGGACTCCGGCGCGGACGCGATCCATCCCGGGTACGGCTTCCTGTCGGAGAACGCCGAGTTCGCGCAGGCCGTCCTCGACGCTGGCCTGACCTGGATCGGCCCGCCGCCGCAGGCCATCCGTGATCTGGGTGACAAGGTCGCCGCCCGTCACATCGCCCAACGCGCCGGCGCGCCGCTGGTCGCCGGCACCCCCGACCCGGTCTCCGGGTCGGAGGAGGTCGTGGCGTTCGCGAAGGAACACGGCCTGCCCATCGCGATCAAGGCCGCCTTCGGTGGCGGCGGTCGTGGTCTGAAGGTCGCCCGGACCCTCGAAGAGGTCCCCGAGCTGTACGACTCCGCCGTGCGTGAGGCCGTCGCCGCGTTCGGGCGTGGTGAGTGCTTCGTCGAGCGTTACCTCGACAAGCCGCGTCACGTGGAGACGCAGTGCCTGGCCGACACCCACGGCAACGTCGTGGTCGTCTCCACGCGTGACTGCTCGCTCCAGCGCCGGCATCAGAAGCTGGTCGAGGAGGCCCCGGCGCCGTTCCTGACGGACGCCCAGAACGCCGAGCTGTACGCCGCCTCCAAGGCGATCCTGAAGGAAGCCGGCTACGTCGGCGCGGGCACCGTGGAGTTCCTGGTCTCCGCCGACGGCCTGATCTCCTTCCTGGAGGTCAACACCCGCCTCCAGGTCGAACACCCCGTCACCGAGGAGGTCACCGGCCTCGACCTGGTGCGGGAGATGTTCCGCATCGCCGACGGCGAGGAACTCGGCTACGGCGACCCGGTCCTGCGCGGACACTCCTTCGAGTTCCGCATCAACGGCGAGGACCCCGGCCGCGGCTTCCTGCCCGCCCCCGGCACCGTCACCCGCTTCGCCCCGCCGTCGGGCCCCGGCGTCCGCCTCGACGCGGGCGTCGAATCCGGCTCGGTCATCGGCCCGGCCTGGGACTCCCTCCTGGCGAAGCTGATCGTCACCGGCGCCACCCGCGAACAGGCCCTCCAGCGCGCGGCCCGCGCCCTCGCCGAGTTCGAGATCGAGGGCATGGCCACCGCCCTGCCCTTCCACCGCGCCGTCGTCACCGACCCCGCCTTCGCCCCCACGGAAGGACCCTTCACGGTCCACACCCGCTGGATCGAAACCGAGTTCGTCAACGACATCAAGGCCTTCAACGCGGTGGCGGGCGAGGATCCCGAGGCGGAAGAGGGACGCGAATCGCTGGTGGTCGAGGTCGGCGGCCGTCGCTTGGAGGTCTCGCTGCCCGCCTCGCTGGGGACGACCTTCACACGGGGTGCGGCCACCGCGGGCGGTGGTACCGCAACCAAGATCAAGCGGCGCGGCAACAAGAGCGTCAAAACCGCCTCCGGCGACACCCTCGCCTCCCCGATGCAGGGAACCATCGTCAAGATCGCCGTCGAGGAAGGCCAACAGGTCGACGAAGGCGACCTGATCGTCGTCCTCGAGGCCATGAAGATGGAACAACCCCTCAACGCACACCGCTCCGGCACCATCGTCGGCCTCAAGGCCGAAGTCGGCGCGTCCCTCACCTCCGGCGCCACCATCTGCGAGATCAAGGCCTGA
- a CDS encoding 2-oxoacid:ferredoxin oxidoreductase subunit beta — translation MPSEALSLVPKAEAVQSAKDFKSDQEVRWCPGCGDYAVLAAVQGFMPELGLAKENIVFVSGIGCSSRFPYYMNTYGMHSIHGRAPAIATGLATSRRDLSVWVVTGDGDALSIGGNHLIHALRRNVNLKILLFNNRIYGLTKGQYSPTSELGKITKSTPMGSLDAPFNPVSLAIGAEAGFVARTIDSDRKHLTDVLRQAADHQGTALVEIYQNCNIFNDGAFEALKDNEQAQEAVIRLEHGQPVRFGTDLTKGVIRNPTTGDLEAVTLTPENTPHLLVHDAHTTSPTTAFALSRLADPDTLHHTPIGVLRSVQRPVYDTLMADQLDTAIAQQGKADLSALLAGNDTWTVLGG, via the coding sequence GTGCCCAGTGAAGCCCTGTCCCTCGTCCCGAAGGCGGAAGCCGTCCAGTCGGCGAAGGACTTCAAGTCGGATCAGGAGGTCCGCTGGTGCCCGGGCTGCGGCGACTACGCCGTGCTCGCCGCCGTCCAGGGCTTCATGCCCGAACTCGGCCTCGCCAAGGAGAACATCGTCTTCGTCTCCGGAATCGGCTGCTCCTCCCGATTCCCCTACTACATGAACACCTACGGCATGCACTCCATCCACGGACGCGCACCCGCCATCGCCACCGGCCTCGCCACCTCCCGCCGCGACCTCTCCGTCTGGGTCGTCACCGGCGACGGAGACGCCCTCTCCATCGGCGGAAACCACCTCATCCACGCCCTCCGCCGCAACGTCAACCTCAAAATCCTCCTCTTCAACAACCGCATCTACGGCCTCACCAAAGGCCAGTACTCCCCCACCTCAGAACTCGGCAAAATCACCAAATCCACCCCCATGGGCTCCCTCGACGCCCCCTTCAACCCCGTCTCCCTCGCCATCGGAGCCGAAGCCGGCTTCGTCGCCCGCACCATCGACTCCGACCGCAAACACCTCACCGACGTCCTGCGCCAAGCCGCCGACCACCAAGGCACCGCACTCGTCGAGATCTACCAGAACTGCAACATCTTCAACGACGGCGCCTTCGAAGCCCTCAAGGACAACGAACAAGCCCAAGAAGCCGTCATCCGCCTCGAACACGGCCAACCCGTCCGCTTCGGCACCGACCTCACCAAGGGCGTCATCCGCAACCCCACCACCGGCGACCTCGAAGCAGTCACCCTCACCCCCGAGAACACCCCCCACCTCCTCGTCCACGACGCCCACACCACCAGCCCCACCACCGCCTTCGCCCTCTCCCGCCTCGCCGACCCCGACACCCTCCACCACACCCCCATCGGAGTCCTGCGCAGCGTCCAACGACCCGTCTACGACACCCTCATGGCCGACCAACTCGACACCGCGATCGCGCAGCAGGGCAAGGCGGACCTCTCCGCCCTCCTCGCCGGCAACGACACCTGGACGGTCCTGGGCGGCTGA
- a CDS encoding 2-oxoacid:acceptor oxidoreductase subunit alpha — MTETAIPPTGEKEVRRLDRVIIRFAGDSGDGMQLTGDRFTSETASFGNDLSTLPNFPAEIRAPAGTLPGVSSFQLHFADHDILTPGDAPDVLVAMNPAALKANIADVPRGAEIIVNSDEFTKRPMAKVGYATSPLEDGSLDAYRVHPVPLTTLTVEALEGFGLSRKEAERSKNMFALGLLSWMYHRPTEGTETFLRTKFAKKPEIAEANVAAFRAGWNFGETTEDFAVSYEVAPATSAFPNGTYRNISGNLALSYGLIAAGHLADLPVYLGSYPITPASDILHELSRHKNFGIRSFQAEDEIAGIGAALGAAFGGALGVTTTSGPGVALKSETIGLAVSLELPLLIVDIQRGGPSTGLPTKTEQADLLQAMYGRNGEAPVPIVAPRTPADCFDAAIDAARIALTYRTPVFLLSDGYLANGSEPWKIPDVDELPDLRTRFATGPNHQLADGTEVFWPYKRDPQTLARPWAVPGTPGLEHRIGGIEKQDGTGNISYDPANHEFMVRTRQAKIDGIRVPDLDVDDPDEARTLVLGWGSTYGPITAAVRRLRKDGFPVAQAHLRHLNPFPRNLDEVLERYDKVVLPEMNLGQLATLIRAKYLTNIHSVTQVNGMPFKAAQLAEAVQEASRAQ, encoded by the coding sequence ATGACCGAGACTGCCATTCCCCCGACCGGCGAGAAGGAAGTCCGCCGCCTCGACCGTGTGATCATCCGTTTCGCGGGTGACTCGGGCGACGGCATGCAGCTGACCGGAGACCGTTTCACTTCGGAGACGGCCTCCTTCGGCAACGACCTCTCGACCCTCCCCAACTTCCCCGCCGAGATCCGTGCCCCTGCCGGCACCCTTCCGGGCGTGTCGTCCTTCCAGCTGCATTTCGCCGATCACGACATCCTGACGCCGGGCGATGCCCCGGACGTCCTGGTGGCGATGAACCCGGCGGCGCTGAAGGCGAACATCGCGGACGTCCCGCGCGGCGCGGAGATCATCGTCAATTCCGATGAGTTCACCAAGCGCCCGATGGCCAAGGTCGGCTACGCGACGTCCCCGCTGGAGGACGGCTCGTTGGACGCCTACCGCGTGCACCCGGTGCCGCTCACCACGTTGACGGTGGAGGCGCTGGAGGGGTTCGGGCTGTCGCGCAAGGAGGCCGAGCGCAGCAAGAACATGTTCGCGCTGGGCCTGCTGTCGTGGATGTACCACCGCCCGACCGAGGGCACGGAGACCTTCCTGCGGACCAAGTTCGCGAAGAAGCCGGAGATCGCCGAGGCGAACGTGGCCGCCTTCCGGGCGGGCTGGAACTTCGGCGAGACCACCGAGGACTTCGCGGTCTCCTACGAGGTCGCGCCCGCCACCAGCGCGTTCCCCAACGGCACCTACCGCAACATCTCCGGGAACCTGGCCCTGTCGTACGGCCTCATCGCCGCCGGGCACCTGGCCGACCTGCCGGTCTACCTGGGCTCGTACCCGATCACCCCGGCGTCCGACATCCTGCACGAGCTGAGCCGGCACAAGAACTTCGGGATCCGCAGTTTCCAGGCCGAGGACGAGATCGCGGGCATCGGCGCGGCCCTGGGTGCGGCGTTCGGCGGCGCCCTCGGGGTCACGACCACCTCGGGTCCCGGTGTGGCGCTGAAGTCGGAGACGATCGGCCTGGCGGTGTCGCTGGAGCTGCCGCTGCTGATCGTGGACATCCAGCGGGGCGGTCCCTCGACGGGGCTGCCGACCAAGACCGAGCAGGCCGACCTGCTCCAGGCCATGTACGGGCGCAACGGCGAGGCACCGGTCCCGATCGTGGCCCCGCGCACCCCAGCGGACTGCTTCGACGCCGCGATCGACGCGGCCCGGATCGCCCTGACCTACCGCACTCCGGTGTTCCTGCTGTCCGACGGCTACCTCGCCAACGGCTCCGAGCCCTGGAAGATCCCGGACGTGGACGAACTTCCGGATCTGCGCACCCGCTTCGCCACCGGTCCGAACCACCAGCTGGCGGATGGCACCGAGGTGTTCTGGCCGTACAAACGCGATCCGCAGACCCTGGCGCGCCCGTGGGCGGTCCCGGGCACGCCCGGCCTCGAACACCGCATCGGCGGCATCGAGAAGCAGGACGGCACCGGCAACATCTCCTACGACCCCGCCAACCACGAGTTCATGGTCCGCACCCGCCAGGCCAAGATCGACGGCATCCGGGTCCCCGACCTGGACGTGGACGACCCCGACGAGGCCCGCACCCTCGTCCTCGGCTGGGGTTCCACGTACGGCCCCATCACCGCGGCCGTACGCCGGCTGCGCAAGGACGGCTTCCCCGTCGCTCAGGCCCACCTGCGCCATCTGAATCCCTTCCCCCGCAATCTGGACGAGGTCTTGGAGCGCTACGACAAGGTGGTGCTGCCGGAGATGAACCTCGGCCAGCTCGCCACCCTGATCCGGGCGAAGTACCTGACGAACATCCATTCCGTCACCCAGGTCAACGGGATGCCCTTCAAAGCCGCGCAGTTGGCCGAGGCCGTCCAGGAGGCAAGTCGTGCCCAGTGA
- a CDS encoding FAD-binding oxidoreductase, with amino-acid sequence MTDVSRRVLMKGAALTGGALAVPTIGVVAAAGTAEAAVVEGTGEAAARAAVPAPITVTRTDPRYRGLISGSNQRWVGSPDYVRLVGSADQVVSAVQEAVDRKLKVVVRSGGHCDEDFTTNPEVRVVIDMAGLGSIAYDPRMRAIAVEPGALLGTVYRTLYKRWGVVLPGGTCPTVGAGGHISGGGYGALSRSRGLTVDHLYAVEVVHVDQNGRARTVVATREANDPNRELWWAHTGGGGGNFGIVTKYWLRSPGATGDDPTKLLPKAPSEVILSDVSWSWDDLDEASFTRLVHNFNVWHENNSGPGDPGRFLYSQFKAMHKAAGYFRMSTQIDAAAPNADQVLDGFLAAVSEGTGVRYTVGDRYRAPWLYAVTEWSGFVEAAVPRWKSKSAYIRKAMPQDQLKAMYRQLTRTDYPGPYGMIALVSFGGRINDTASTDTATAQRDSVAKMLYCSLWTNPADDAVHQNWVREAYADVYASTGGVPRPGGVNDGCYINYADADIADPTLNTSGIPWHRLYFKDNYPRLQRAKAKWDPRDVFSHRLGIRLP; translated from the coding sequence ATGACCGATGTGTCCCGTCGGGTGCTCATGAAAGGCGCGGCGCTGACCGGCGGCGCTCTGGCGGTGCCCACGATCGGTGTCGTGGCGGCCGCGGGAACCGCCGAGGCGGCCGTCGTCGAAGGCACCGGGGAGGCTGCCGCCCGCGCGGCCGTCCCCGCCCCGATCACCGTCACCCGCACCGATCCGCGCTACCGCGGCCTCATATCGGGCTCCAACCAGCGCTGGGTCGGCTCCCCCGACTACGTCCGGCTCGTCGGCTCCGCCGACCAGGTCGTCAGCGCGGTGCAGGAGGCCGTCGACAGGAAACTCAAGGTCGTGGTCCGCAGCGGCGGCCACTGCGACGAGGACTTCACCACCAACCCCGAGGTCCGGGTCGTCATCGACATGGCCGGGCTGGGCTCCATCGCGTACGACCCGCGGATGCGCGCCATCGCCGTCGAGCCGGGCGCCCTGCTGGGCACCGTCTACCGCACCCTCTACAAGCGTTGGGGCGTCGTCCTGCCCGGCGGCACCTGCCCGACCGTCGGCGCCGGCGGACACATCAGCGGCGGCGGCTACGGCGCGCTGTCACGTTCGCGCGGACTGACCGTCGACCACCTGTACGCCGTCGAGGTCGTCCACGTCGACCAGAACGGTCGGGCCCGCACGGTGGTCGCGACCCGTGAGGCGAACGACCCGAACCGCGAGCTGTGGTGGGCCCACACCGGGGGCGGCGGCGGGAACTTCGGGATCGTCACCAAGTACTGGCTGCGCTCCCCGGGCGCCACCGGCGACGACCCGACGAAGCTGCTGCCCAAGGCGCCCTCCGAGGTGATCCTGTCGGACGTCAGCTGGTCCTGGGACGACCTGGACGAGGCGAGCTTCACCCGGCTCGTGCACAACTTCAACGTCTGGCACGAGAACAACTCGGGCCCCGGCGACCCGGGCCGGTTCCTCTACAGCCAGTTCAAGGCGATGCACAAGGCGGCCGGCTACTTCCGGATGAGCACCCAGATCGACGCGGCGGCTCCGAACGCCGATCAGGTGCTCGACGGGTTCCTCGCGGCCGTCTCCGAGGGCACCGGGGTCCGCTACACCGTCGGCGACCGCTACCGGGCGCCGTGGCTGTACGCGGTCACCGAGTGGTCCGGTTTCGTCGAGGCCGCCGTGCCGCGCTGGAAGTCCAAGTCGGCGTACATCCGCAAGGCGATGCCGCAGGACCAGTTGAAGGCGATGTACCGGCAGCTGACCCGCACCGACTACCCGGGACCGTACGGCATGATCGCCCTGGTCAGCTTCGGCGGCAGGATCAACGACACGGCGAGCACGGACACCGCAACCGCCCAGCGGGACTCCGTCGCCAAGATGCTCTACTGCAGCCTCTGGACGAACCCGGCGGACGACGCGGTCCACCAGAACTGGGTGCGCGAGGCCTACGCGGACGTGTACGCGAGCACCGGCGGCGTGCCCCGCCCGGGCGGGGTCAACGACGGCTGCTACATCAACTACGCGGACGCCGACATCGCCGATCCGACGCTCAACACCTCGGGCATCCCCTGGCACCGGCTGTACTTCAAGGACAACTACCCGCGCCTCCAGCGGGCCAAGGCGAAGTGGGACCCGCGGGACGTCTTCTCGCACCGCCTCGGCATCCGCCTGCCGTAA